In the Candidatus Electrothrix sp. GW3-4 genome, one interval contains:
- a CDS encoding HD domain-containing phosphohydrolase, with protein MDVKLNKIIVLLCKSIGQRKIYFSEHPIIKESCQFFINDLQDFFVATEKNKLCIGIADNKLVYEGHYLFGPSIMGLQLVEFAQLLHCSGFVFTPGVSVPEVQRLLDLTDHLTHSVNNIQEAEEFLQLHQVENIQLEAHCVQPSSSSEDQDCQHENGGSDERHSPLLVYQALYDIVAKSFCDVSLQRPLDINGAQTISEHLLESAGSDFADILQFVHYPDHDSYTVGHSVRVATLAVFVADTLGVDKDQLVDLGTAALLHDVGKGRIPSEIIYKRGKLNDEEFALMRSHPEFGAEILLNHRESTPMQIAAAWGHHIRHDRGGYPSPPSWVVRSHFNSLLQICDVFEALTAVRPYKPSITPLAAFGIMINDKGAFDPALLVAFITALGIYPPGSQVRLNNGCMATVVASGKEIDKPKVRITHDERGVEVKQGSVPVLDLAEGAKEKIEVVELLVGEEPE; from the coding sequence GAGCACCCCATAATAAAAGAGAGCTGTCAGTTTTTTATAAACGACCTCCAGGATTTTTTTGTTGCAACTGAAAAGAATAAGTTATGTATTGGTATAGCTGATAATAAGTTAGTGTATGAAGGGCATTATCTTTTCGGCCCCAGTATTATGGGGCTGCAATTAGTTGAGTTTGCCCAGTTGCTTCATTGCTCTGGCTTTGTGTTCACTCCAGGGGTCAGTGTCCCGGAGGTTCAGCGGCTCCTTGATTTGACGGATCATCTGACGCATTCGGTCAACAATATTCAGGAAGCTGAAGAATTTCTGCAATTGCATCAGGTCGAAAATATCCAACTGGAGGCGCATTGCGTTCAGCCGAGTTCAAGCTCTGAGGATCAGGATTGCCAGCATGAAAACGGTGGTTCTGATGAACGCCATTCGCCCCTCCTTGTTTATCAAGCCCTCTATGATATTGTGGCAAAATCATTCTGTGATGTCAGCCTCCAGCGTCCTTTGGATATCAACGGAGCGCAAACGATCAGCGAGCATCTTTTGGAGAGTGCAGGTTCTGATTTTGCTGATATTTTGCAATTCGTCCACTATCCTGATCATGACAGCTATACCGTGGGACATTCTGTCAGGGTTGCTACCTTAGCAGTTTTTGTGGCCGACACACTGGGAGTGGACAAGGACCAACTTGTTGATCTCGGGACTGCGGCCCTTCTTCATGATGTTGGAAAAGGAAGAATACCGTCGGAGATTATTTATAAGCGAGGCAAGCTGAATGATGAAGAGTTTGCCCTTATGCGCTCACATCCTGAATTCGGAGCAGAAATCTTGCTTAACCATAGGGAGTCGACGCCAATGCAGATTGCGGCGGCTTGGGGACATCATATTCGCCACGACAGAGGTGGTTATCCTTCGCCCCCCTCTTGGGTCGTGCGCAGTCATTTCAACAGCCTGCTCCAGATCTGTGATGTCTTTGAGGCCTTAACAGCGGTTCGGCCCTATAAACCATCGATTACCCCCTTAGCGGCATTCGGTATTATGATCAATGATAAGGGCGCCTTTGATCCTGCATTGCTTGTAGCTTTCATCACCGCACTTGGTATCTATCCGCCAGGGAGTCAGGTTCGGTTAAATAACGGCTGCATGGCAACGGTTGTTGCCTCCGGGAAGGAGATTGATAAACCCAAGGTCCGCATCACCCATGATGAGAGAGGTGTGGAAGTGAAACAGGGGAGCGTTCCGGTATTGGATTTAGCAGAAGGGGCAAAGGAAAAAATAGAGGTTGTTGAGTTACTGGTGGGAGAAGAGCCAGAGTGA